The following is a genomic window from Calderihabitans maritimus.
AAGCGTAATAAAAGATGCCTAGGGCGCGAGAGGCAATTGGTACAGGATATTAAACGAGCGCTTTTAGTTGATAAATATGATAGTAATTATTACGGTATATGAGCCTAGTCAGCCTAAGTGGCTTGATGAGCGAAGAAGGAGAAAGGATGGGAAATAATGAACAGATGTTATCTATGTTGGGGGAGCTTAGAGAAAAAAAGAGTAGAGGTGATTAGAGAGAAAGATGGTAGAATGATAGTTATAAAGGATGTCCCTGCTGAGGTTTGCAACCAGTGTGGTGAAAAATATTTTGGGCCTGAAGCAACTTTCCGGATGAGAGAACTGTTAGAGGCGCAAGAAGTTCCCGGAGAGAAGACCATTAGTGTTCCTGTTCGCTCGTTTGATGCATTAAAGTTAAGTCAGGTTCAAAAGTGAAGAAGGAAGTACTAAGTGAGAAATCAATGAGAAATCAGGGGGCTCGGTCAAGAGATCGCCCTTTTTTTTTAAGTTCGGGGACGGTTCTTGACTTTAACGAGGGTAAATGATCCAGATAGTTTTACTGTTCCGTTCATCTGGATATAGTAAAATATGGGCAGTGGACGTGCCAAAGGGGGGAGGGGTAAGGTGAATGCAGGAAGGAATTTTGAAGGAGATATTGTCGGAGATTAAGAGCCTTAAGTGAGAAGTTGGCCGCATTAACGGTAGGCCGGATCGTATTGCGCAAGAGTTTGAAGGCATGAAGGCGCGTTAGGATGAAATGTATCAGATATGATATTAAGGGCCTGGGAAGAGGACAGGTCGGTAACGAAGGATGCAGTGGATGAGCTTCAGCTTGAGGTGGCGAGTTGTATTTTTCTTGTACTTCAGCACGGAGTTTTTTTGTGGCGGGAGAACTTTTAGGCACGAAGAGATTCGATTAATAGCTTTTGTAGAAATTCGTCAAATTTTTGTCTGCGGCTGGCAACCAGC
Proteins encoded in this region:
- a CDS encoding YgiT-type zinc finger protein, with protein sequence MNRCYLCWGSLEKKRVEVIREKDGRMIVIKDVPAEVCNQCGEKYFGPEATFRMRELLEAQEVPGEKTISVPVRSFDALKLSQVQK